GCGGGAGGCGTTCCGCCTGGCGGCTCACAAGCTCCCGATCCATACGATATTCCTGTCCAGAGAGGCATAGACGTCCATGAAGACAAAGGATGTGCGGGATCTTGGGGCGGAGGAACTCCGCCAGAAGGAGCGGGAGCTGCGCGACGAGATCTTCCGTCTGAAGATGAAGCGCGCCGCGGCCGCCCTCGATAACAAGATGCTGATCCGTAACCGGCGCAGGGACCTGGCGCGCGTGGTGACGTTCCTCCATGCGAAGACCGAAGGGAAGGCGAACTGACATGACGGCGGAGGATGCGATGGAAGCCCGCGGTGCGCGGAAAAAGAAGGTGGGGACGGTCACCAGCGACAAGATGGACAAGACCGTGGTCGTCCGCGTGGAGCGCCTGGTCCCGCACGAGGTCTACAAGAAATACGTGAGGCGCCGGGAAAACTTCAAGGCGCACGACGAGAAGAACGAGTTCCGGGTCGGGGACCGCGTGGAGATCGTAGAGACGCGGCCGATGAGCAAGGACAAACGGTGGCGCGTCGCCCGGCTGATCGAGCGCCTCGCCTCGCAGTGAGCCGAAAAATTCCGGCGGAGATGATGAGATGATCCAGATGCAAACCATGCTTGACGCGGCCGACAACTCGGGTGCGAAGCGTCTATGCTGCATCAAGGTGCTCGGCGGCAGTCGGCGTCGATACGCCGGCGTGGGCGACATCATCGTCGTCAGCGTCAAGGAGGCGATCCCCAACGGCAAGGTGAAGAAGGGGGACGTCCACAAGGCGGTCGTCGTCCGCACCGTCAAGGAGATCGGCCGGGCCGACGGCAGCTTCCTTCGCTTCGACCAGAACTCCGCCGTTCTCGTCAATCCGCAGGGCGAGCCGATCGGGACCCGCATCTTCGGACCCGTCGCCCGCGAGCTGCGCGCCAGGAAGTACATGAAGATCATCTCACTGGCGCCGGAAGTCCTGTGAGCCGGGGGGGCGGAATGGAAACCGCGAACAAGGTGCAGATCCGCAAGAACGACATCGTCAAGGTGATCGCCGGACGGGAGAAGGGGAAGGTCGGTCGGGTTCTCAAGATCGACCGCGAGAGGGGAAGGGTCTTCGTCGAGAAACTCAACCTGGTGAAGCGGCACACGAAGCCCGGGAAGACGAACCCCCAGGGCGGTATCGTGGAGAAAGAGGCGCCGCTTGCCTATTCCAACGTTCTCGTCATGTGCGACAAGTGCAACAAGCCGACCCGGATCGCGATGGCGGTCGACGGGGCGGGGAAACGCAGCCGCGTCTGCAAGCGGTGCGGGGACGTCCTCGAAACCAAAAAGAAGTGAAAGGATACCTCCGCCGGCACGGCGGATGGGGGTGATCGGAAATGGCGAGATTGCAGGACCGGTACAAAGCGGAGATCGTTCCCAGCCTTAAGGAAAAGTTCGGGTACCGGAACGTGATGCAGGTGCCCAAACTTTCCAAGGTCGTCGTGAACATGGGCCTCGGGGACGCGATCGAAAACGTCAAGGTGATCGAGACCGCCGCCGCCGAGATCAGCACCATCACCGGCCAGAAGCCCGTGGTCACGAAGGCGCGCAAGAGCATCGCGAACTTTAAACTGCGGGAAGGAGTTCCCATCGGTGTCATGGTCACGTTGCGGCGGGACCAGATGTACCACTTTCTCGACAAGCTGATCGCGATCGCCCTTCCGCGCGTGCGCGACTTCAAGGGGGTTTCCCCGAGGGGGTTCGACGGGCGCGGCAACTATACTCTCGGGATC
The nucleotide sequence above comes from Deltaproteobacteria bacterium. Encoded proteins:
- the rpmC gene encoding 50S ribosomal protein L29 → MKTKDVRDLGAEELRQKERELRDEIFRLKMKRAAAALDNKMLIRNRRRDLARVVTFLHAKTEGKAN
- the rplE gene encoding 50S ribosomal protein L5, translating into MARLQDRYKAEIVPSLKEKFGYRNVMQVPKLSKVVVNMGLGDAIENVKVIETAAAEISTITGQKPVVTKARKSIANFKLREGVPIGVMVTLRRDQMYHFLDKLIAIALPRVRDFKGVSPRGFDGRGNYTLGIKEQIMFPEVNYDKIDKIRGMNITIVTTARTDEEGLELLRLMGMPFRA
- the rpsQ gene encoding 30S ribosomal protein S17; the protein is MEARGARKKKVGTVTSDKMDKTVVVRVERLVPHEVYKKYVRRRENFKAHDEKNEFRVGDRVEIVETRPMSKDKRWRVARLIERLASQ
- the rplX gene encoding 50S ribosomal protein L24 — its product is METANKVQIRKNDIVKVIAGREKGKVGRVLKIDRERGRVFVEKLNLVKRHTKPGKTNPQGGIVEKEAPLAYSNVLVMCDKCNKPTRIAMAVDGAGKRSRVCKRCGDVLETKKK
- the rplN gene encoding 50S ribosomal protein L14, whose product is MIQMQTMLDAADNSGAKRLCCIKVLGGSRRRYAGVGDIIVVSVKEAIPNGKVKKGDVHKAVVVRTVKEIGRADGSFLRFDQNSAVLVNPQGEPIGTRIFGPVARELRARKYMKIISLAPEVL